In the genome of Enterococcus hirae ATCC 9790, one region contains:
- a CDS encoding cysteine hydrolase family protein — MKALISIDYTYDFVADDGKLTTGKAGQVIEQAVTTHTKKFIEEGDFVVFAIDAHDPSDNFHPENKLFPPHNVIGTNGRALYGSLQAVYERAQEQANVYWIDKRHYSAFSGTDLDIRLRERGITELYLTGVCTDICVLHTAIDAYNLGYQLFIFEDAVASFDPVGHDWALRHFETVLGATLIK, encoded by the coding sequence ATGAAAGCATTGATCTCGATTGATTACACGTATGATTTTGTGGCAGATGACGGGAAATTAACGACAGGTAAAGCTGGTCAAGTGATTGAACAAGCAGTGACGACTCACACGAAAAAGTTTATCGAAGAGGGAGACTTTGTGGTGTTTGCGATTGATGCGCATGACCCATCGGATAACTTCCATCCTGAAAATAAACTATTTCCTCCGCATAACGTGATTGGCACCAATGGTCGTGCCCTTTATGGTTCGCTACAAGCTGTTTACGAAAGAGCTCAAGAACAAGCCAATGTCTATTGGATTGATAAGCGGCATTACTCTGCTTTTAGTGGAACAGATCTAGATATTCGGCTCCGTGAGCGGGGGATCACTGAACTCTATTTGACTGGCGTATGTACGGACATTTGTGTGTTGCACACAGCTATTGATGCATATAATTTAGGCTATCAACTGTTTATTTTTGAAGATGCTGTAGCTAGCTTTGATCCAGTCGGTCATGACTGGGCACTACGTCATTTTGAAACAGTCCTCGGGGCAACGTTGATCAAGTAA
- the bioD gene encoding dethiobiotin synthase encodes MKNNYIICGIHTDCGKSVISVLLYEYLRDLTNQEPLLVKPIQTGPFPDTDFYQACHIEKQNIVHFYSMSLEASPHIASRKEHQWIDLLVLKEKANVVLKKNRPTIFELAGGLLSPINDSQTMLDMIKLLQLPVILVADNYLGAINHTLLTTSLLQSESIPIAGLVFNSSKANEKNDMEDLSQWMTDKTGITQIGKLPYLEDLTHWLKSRTKKRELSKEWHLNVYK; translated from the coding sequence ATGAAGAATAATTATATTATTTGCGGGATTCATACCGATTGTGGAAAATCAGTGATCAGTGTCTTACTCTATGAATATTTACGTGATCTGACAAATCAGGAACCGTTACTCGTGAAACCGATCCAAACAGGACCGTTTCCTGATACAGATTTTTATCAAGCCTGCCATATTGAGAAACAAAATATTGTTCATTTCTATTCAATGTCATTAGAAGCTTCTCCACATATCGCTAGCAGAAAAGAACATCAATGGATCGATCTACTTGTCTTGAAGGAAAAAGCAAATGTTGTCTTGAAAAAAAATCGACCCACGATTTTTGAATTAGCAGGTGGTCTGCTTTCTCCCATTAATGACTCGCAAACCATGTTAGACATGATCAAACTTTTGCAATTACCGGTTATTCTCGTTGCGGATAATTATTTAGGTGCAATCAATCATACGTTGCTAACGACTAGTTTATTACAAAGCGAAAGCATTCCAATAGCAGGTCTGGTTTTTAATTCAAGTAAAGCAAATGAAAAGAATGACATGGAAGATTTAAGCCAATGGATGACAGATAAGACAGGAATCACACAAATTGGCAAATTACCCTATTTAGAGGATTTAACTCATTGGTTAAAATCGAGAACAAAAAAAAGAGAACTTAGTAAGGAGTGGCATTTAAATGTATACAAATAG
- a CDS encoding biotin transporter BioY, whose amino-acid sequence MYTNRRDITMMAMMMALLIITAKLVIPLPLFDYLSLQIITIYLIYPLLGTKYGLIVTFSYLILGLIGLPIFASGGGIFYIFKPSFGFLLSFATFPLIQATLSKLFWRRKWLPLKKILIINYSGLLYLYLIGLLYKCLILFFYLKETNVLYSVLAVSTLIDLSCDILLVFVASLLTYKLLPLIHKHKLANQLFIS is encoded by the coding sequence ATGTATACAAATAGGCGAGATATCACCATGATGGCGATGATGATGGCATTATTGATCATCACAGCAAAACTAGTGATTCCGTTACCACTATTCGATTATTTATCTTTACAAATTATAACGATTTATCTGATTTATCCTTTATTAGGAACAAAATACGGGCTCATTGTCACATTCAGTTATTTGATCCTAGGGCTCATTGGATTACCGATTTTTGCTAGTGGCGGAGGTATTTTTTATATTTTTAAACCTAGTTTTGGCTTTCTACTATCTTTTGCAACTTTCCCACTGATTCAAGCTACACTGTCAAAATTGTTCTGGCGCAGAAAATGGCTCCCATTAAAAAAAATCCTGATCATTAACTATTCAGGATTACTTTATCTCTATTTAATCGGTCTGTTGTATAAATGCTTGATTTTATTCTTTTACCTTAAAGAAACGAATGTTCTTTACAGTGTGCTAGCAGTTTCGACATTGATTGATTTAAGTTGCGATATCTTACTTGTGTTCGTAGCTAGTTTGCTTACCTATAAGTTATTGCCACTCATTCATAAGCACAAACTAGCAAACCAACTCTTTATCTCCTAA
- the bioB gene encoding biotin synthase BioB: protein MENLFEPCVPLTKTTCLEILKDKTNLWGYYAQALQLKTNKSQNIIRLNTLLNAKSGLCREDCGYCAQSKKSSATIETYGLLPKKEIIRKALIAKKNHSSVFCIALSGTRPSKKEIHLLGEAIQTIKSIMSIEICLSIGLVTEEQIDYLKSCGVDRLNHNLNTSRDNYPNITTTHSYDDRLETLNKLRQHEMNICSGFICGMGETDEQLVDLAFDLKDQEPYSVPVNFLLPIAGTMFEEHNELTPMKCLKILTMLRLLFPATELRVSAGREFHLGELQPFALLIVDSIFLGNYLTEKGAPISEDQKMLDRLGLVVAGVCDEE, encoded by the coding sequence ATGGAAAATCTATTCGAACCTTGTGTTCCGCTAACAAAAACAACATGTCTGGAGATACTAAAAGACAAAACTAATTTATGGGGGTATTATGCACAAGCCCTTCAGCTCAAAACAAACAAGTCACAAAATATCATCCGTCTGAATACATTGCTGAATGCTAAGAGCGGCTTGTGTAGAGAAGATTGTGGTTATTGTGCGCAATCAAAAAAAAGTTCTGCAACGATTGAAACATATGGATTATTACCCAAAAAAGAAATCATTCGTAAAGCGTTGATTGCTAAAAAGAATCATTCCAGTGTGTTTTGCATTGCGTTAAGCGGAACACGCCCATCAAAAAAAGAAATCCACCTTTTAGGTGAGGCAATTCAAACGATCAAAAGCATAATGTCGATTGAGATTTGTTTATCCATTGGCTTAGTTACTGAGGAACAAATTGATTATTTAAAATCGTGTGGAGTAGATCGGTTGAATCATAATCTTAATACTAGTCGAGATAATTACCCAAACATCACAACAACCCATTCCTATGATGATCGGTTAGAAACATTAAACAAACTTCGTCAGCACGAAATGAATATTTGCTCTGGTTTTATTTGTGGCATGGGAGAAACAGATGAACAATTAGTCGATCTGGCTTTTGACTTAAAAGATCAAGAGCCTTATTCCGTTCCAGTCAATTTTTTACTTCCAATTGCTGGAACAATGTTTGAGGAACACAATGAATTAACCCCTATGAAATGTTTAAAAATCTTAACCATGCTGAGGTTACTATTCCCTGCTACAGAACTTAGGGTAAGTGCCGGAAGAGAGTTTCATTTAGGAGAACTCCAACCATTTGCTTTATTGATCGTGGATTCTATTTTTTTAGGCAACTATTTGACAGAGAAAGGAGCACCTATTTCTGAAGATCAAAAAATGCTTGATCGTTTAGGTTTAGTTGTGGCTGGTGTCTGTGATGAAGAATAA